A single Ketogulonicigenium vulgare WSH-001 DNA region contains:
- the mfd gene encoding transcription-repair coupling factor produces the protein MSHHPHHITVSGAPEGFDARLILQEIAKSGGPLVHVARDDRRLAAMQAALAFFDPAMPVFVFPAWDCLPYDRISPNPEISAARMATLAALTHGMPQRYVLLTTLNAATQKLPARALLRKSAFAVDVGTRVDEAALRAFLVRMGYSQASTVAEPGDFAWRGGIVDIFPPGRDLPVRLDFFGDVLDGARTFDPATQRTVEKLDRIELSPVSEVVLDEASITRFRQNYRIAFGAGGADDPLYESVSAGRKHAGMEHWLGFFHDHLESLFDYLPGATITLDDQSDAIREARWATIADQYGARQHALAQRRGNDSVYKPAPPETLYLDDAAWEAAVGPRRVLRYAPLKQPTGLGVIDAGGTIGRDFAPERQQESISLFKALSDYVKPLSKDHAVIIASYSEGARERLTGLLEDEGIGEVIPVTDFSRVGKRGIHIAVWALEAGFNAPGLHVVSEQDVLGERLIRQTRRKKRAENFLTEAASLSPGDLVVHVEHGVGRYLGLEVITAAGAPYECLVLEYAESAKLYLPVVNIELLSRYGHEEGLLDKLGGGAWQAKKARLKERIRMIADSLIRVAAERALRTAPEVDPPSEIWEQFLARFPYQETDDQLQAIGDVIGDLQAGSPMDRLICGDVGFGKTEVAIRAAFVAAMSGLQVAVVAPTTLLARQHFKSFAERFRGFPLNVRPLSRFVSAKEAEATRKGLADGTVDVVIGTHAVLAKGVKFKSLGLLVIDEEQHFGVQHKERLKQMRSDIHVLTLTATPIPRTLQLSLTGVRDLSIIGTPPIDRLAIRTYVSEFDTITVREALLREHYRGGQSFIVVPRLSDLPEMEEFLQREVPEVKYVTAHGQMAAGELDDRMNAFYDGKYDVLLATTIVESGLDIPTANTMIVHRADMFGLAQLYQIRGRVGRSKVRAYAYLTTKPRQKLTPAAEKRLRVLGSLDSLGAGFQLASQDLDIRGAGNLLGEEQSGQIREVGYELYQQMLEDEIARIKSGESEGLPNNDQWAPNISLGVSVLIPEDYVPDLDVRLGLYRRLSDLSTKVELEGFAAELIDRFGKLPREVNTLLTVVRIKAMCKRAGISALEAGPKGVTIRFHNDKFASPVGLVEFITDQKGAARVKDNRIVIQADWKTEADRIRGSFAIARDLAEKLVAEKKAAKSA, from the coding sequence ATGTCTCATCATCCGCATCACATTACCGTCTCTGGCGCGCCCGAAGGGTTCGATGCCCGTCTGATTTTGCAAGAAATCGCCAAAAGCGGCGGGCCATTGGTGCATGTCGCGCGCGATGACCGCCGCCTTGCCGCGATGCAGGCCGCGCTGGCATTCTTTGATCCGGCGATGCCGGTCTTTGTCTTTCCGGCGTGGGATTGCCTGCCCTATGACCGCATCTCGCCCAACCCCGAGATTTCCGCCGCCCGTATGGCGACGCTGGCCGCGCTGACCCATGGCATGCCGCAGCGCTATGTGCTGCTGACGACACTGAACGCGGCAACGCAAAAGCTGCCCGCGCGTGCGCTGCTGCGCAAATCCGCTTTTGCCGTCGATGTCGGCACTCGCGTCGACGAGGCTGCCCTGCGCGCCTTTTTGGTGCGGATGGGGTATAGCCAAGCCTCGACCGTGGCCGAGCCGGGGGATTTTGCCTGGCGCGGCGGTATCGTCGATATTTTCCCGCCGGGACGCGATCTGCCGGTGCGGCTCGATTTCTTTGGAGATGTGCTGGATGGCGCGCGCACCTTTGATCCCGCCACCCAGCGCACCGTGGAAAAGCTCGATCGGATCGAGCTGTCCCCCGTGTCCGAAGTGGTGCTGGACGAGGCGTCGATCACGCGGTTTCGCCAGAATTACCGCATCGCCTTTGGTGCGGGCGGGGCGGATGATCCCTTGTATGAATCGGTCTCGGCGGGCCGCAAACATGCGGGGATGGAGCATTGGCTGGGCTTTTTCCATGACCATCTGGAAAGCCTGTTCGACTATCTGCCGGGTGCGACCATCACGCTCGACGATCAAAGCGACGCCATCCGCGAGGCGCGCTGGGCCACCATCGCCGACCAATATGGCGCGCGCCAACATGCGCTGGCGCAGCGGCGCGGCAATGACAGCGTGTATAAACCCGCGCCGCCCGAGACGCTCTATCTGGACGATGCCGCGTGGGAGGCCGCCGTCGGGCCCCGCCGCGTGCTGCGCTATGCGCCGCTGAAACAGCCGACCGGCCTGGGTGTGATTGATGCAGGCGGCACAATCGGTCGCGATTTCGCGCCTGAACGACAACAAGAAAGCATCAGCCTGTTCAAGGCATTATCAGACTATGTTAAACCCCTATCTAAAGATCATGCCGTTATCATCGCCAGCTATTCCGAAGGCGCGCGTGAACGCCTGACCGGCCTTCTCGAGGACGAAGGCATTGGCGAGGTGATCCCCGTCACCGACTTTTCCCGCGTCGGCAAGCGCGGCATCCATATCGCCGTCTGGGCGTTAGAGGCCGGTTTCAACGCTCCCGGCCTGCATGTCGTATCCGAACAGGATGTGCTGGGCGAGCGTCTGATCCGCCAGACCCGCCGCAAGAAACGGGCCGAGAATTTCCTGACCGAGGCTGCAAGCCTGTCGCCGGGCGATCTGGTCGTCCATGTCGAACACGGCGTCGGTCGCTATCTGGGCCTAGAGGTGATCACCGCCGCGGGTGCGCCCTATGAATGCCTTGTGCTGGAATACGCAGAAAGCGCAAAGCTGTATTTGCCGGTGGTGAATATCGAACTCCTCAGCCGCTATGGGCACGAGGAGGGGCTGCTCGACAAGCTGGGCGGCGGCGCGTGGCAGGCGAAAAAGGCCCGCCTGAAAGAACGTATCCGCATGATCGCGGACAGCCTGATCCGCGTCGCGGCCGAGCGCGCCTTGCGCACCGCGCCCGAGGTCGATCCGCCCTCGGAGATTTGGGAGCAGTTCCTTGCGCGCTTTCCCTATCAGGAAACCGACGACCAATTGCAGGCGATTGGCGATGTGATCGGCGATCTGCAGGCGGGCAGCCCAATGGATCGCCTGATTTGCGGCGATGTCGGCTTTGGCAAGACCGAGGTGGCGATCCGCGCCGCCTTTGTCGCCGCCATGTCCGGCCTGCAGGTCGCGGTGGTTGCGCCGACGACACTGCTGGCGCGGCAGCATTTCAAAAGCTTTGCCGAACGCTTCCGTGGCTTCCCGCTGAACGTGCGCCCGCTGTCGCGGTTCGTCTCTGCCAAAGAGGCCGAGGCGACCCGCAAGGGTCTGGCGGATGGCACGGTCGATGTGGTGATCGGCACCCATGCCGTGTTGGCCAAAGGCGTGAAGTTCAAAAGCCTCGGCCTGCTGGTGATCGACGAGGAACAGCATTTTGGTGTGCAGCACAAAGAGCGGCTGAAACAGATGCGGTCGGACATCCACGTGCTGACCCTGACCGCGACGCCGATCCCGCGCACCTTGCAATTGTCGCTGACCGGCGTGCGCGACCTGTCGATCATCGGCACGCCCCCCATCGACCGCCTTGCGATCCGCACCTATGTCAGCGAATTCGACACGATCACCGTGCGCGAAGCGCTGCTGCGCGAACATTACCGCGGCGGCCAAAGCTTTATCGTCGTGCCGCGCCTGTCGGATCTGCCCGAGATGGAGGAATTCCTGCAACGCGAAGTCCCCGAGGTGAAATACGTCACCGCCCATGGCCAGATGGCTGCGGGCGAGTTGGATGACCGTATGAACGCCTTTTACGACGGCAAATATGATGTGCTGCTGGCGACAACGATTGTGGAATCCGGCCTCGATATCCCGACGGCGAATACGATGATCGTGCACCGCGCCGATATGTTTGGCCTGGCGCAGCTTTATCAAATTCGCGGCCGGGTGGGGCGCTCCAAGGTGCGCGCCTATGCTTACCTCACGACAAAGCCGCGTCAAAAGCTGACCCCTGCGGCCGAAAAGCGGCTGCGGGTGCTGGGCAGCCTCGACAGTCTGGGGGCGGGCTTCCAGCTTGCCTCGCAGGATCTGGATATTCGCGGCGCGGGCAACCTGCTTGGCGAGGAGCAATCCGGCCAGATCCGCGAAGTCGGATACGAGCTGTATCAGCAGATGCTGGAGGACGAGATCGCCCGCATCAAATCCGGCGAATCCGAAGGGCTGCCGAATAATGACCAATGGGCACCCAATATCAGCCTTGGCGTCTCGGTGCTGATCCCCGAGGATTACGTCCCCGATCTGGATGTGCGCCTTGGCCTTTACCGCCGCCTGTCGGATCTGTCGACCAAGGTGGAACTCGAGGGCTTTGCGGCGGAACTCATCGACCGTTTCGGCAAACTCCCGCGCGAGGTGAACACTCTGCTGACCGTGGTGCGGATCAAGGCGATGTGCAAACGCGCCGGTATCTCTGCGCTGGAGGCCGGGCCAAAGGGCGTGACCATCCGGTTCCACAACGATAAATTCGCCTCGCCCGTGGGGCTGGTCGAATTCATCACCGACCAGAAAGGCGCGGCGCGCGTCAAAGACAACCGGATCGTTATTCAGGCCGATTGGAAAACCGAAGCTGACCGCATTCGCGGCTCTTTCGCAATCGCCCGCGATCTGGCAGAAAAGCTGGTGGCCGAGAAAAAGGCCGCCAAATCCGCTTAG
- the cysS gene encoding cysteine--tRNA ligase — MTQITLHNTKTRQTEVFVPLNPANVRLYLCGPTVYDRAHLGNARPVLVFDVLVRLLRHVYGADAVTYARNFTDVDDKINDRAAATGRSIRDITDETIGWYHADMDALGADRPDLEPRATDWIPAMVEMITGLIDRGHAYATEGHVLFAVDSYADYGALSGRSVEDMIAGARVEVAPFKRNPMDFVLWKPSDTDQPGWDSPWGHGRPGWHIECSAMSYGLLGASFDIHGGGIDLQFPHHENEIAQSCCAHPEASFARYWIHNEMLQVEGRKMSKSLGNFFTVRDLLDQGVPGEVIRLVMLGTHYSRPMDWTEDKRLTAEGALRKWRALTAGAAPGAIDPEVITALADNLNTAGAISALHRLANAGDAGGLLASAQMLGLLQDGMGDWLAASGDDAALVDGLLADRAAAKAARDFAAADAIRDRLVAAGVVLKDKPGGVTEWQIGAGADLSSLKG; from the coding sequence ATGACACAGATTACCCTGCACAACACCAAGACCCGCCAGACCGAGGTCTTCGTGCCGCTCAATCCGGCAAATGTGCGGCTCTATCTGTGTGGGCCCACCGTTTATGACCGCGCGCATCTGGGCAATGCGCGCCCCGTGCTGGTGTTCGATGTGCTGGTGCGGTTGCTGCGCCATGTTTACGGCGCGGATGCGGTGACCTATGCGCGCAATTTCACGGATGTCGATGACAAGATCAACGATCGCGCCGCCGCCACCGGCCGCTCGATCCGTGATATCACGGACGAGACGATCGGCTGGTATCACGCCGATATGGATGCGCTGGGCGCGGATCGCCCGGATCTCGAGCCGCGCGCGACCGATTGGATTCCCGCCATGGTCGAGATGATCACCGGGCTGATTGACCGTGGCCATGCCTATGCCACTGAGGGCCATGTGCTATTCGCCGTCGATAGCTATGCCGATTACGGCGCGCTGTCGGGCCGCTCGGTCGAGGATATGATCGCGGGCGCGCGGGTCGAGGTGGCGCCCTTTAAGCGCAACCCGATGGATTTCGTGCTGTGGAAACCTTCGGACACGGATCAGCCGGGCTGGGATAGCCCTTGGGGCCATGGCCGTCCGGGCTGGCATATCGAATGCTCGGCCATGAGCTATGGGCTTTTGGGCGCGTCCTTCGACATCCACGGCGGCGGCATCGACCTGCAATTCCCGCATCATGAAAACGAGATCGCGCAAAGCTGCTGCGCCCATCCCGAAGCGTCCTTTGCGCGCTATTGGATCCATAACGAGATGTTGCAGGTCGAAGGCCGCAAGATGTCGAAGAGCTTGGGCAACTTCTTTACCGTCCGCGATCTGCTGGATCAGGGCGTGCCGGGCGAGGTCATCCGCCTTGTCATGTTGGGCACCCATTACAGCCGCCCGATGGACTGGACCGAGGATAAACGCCTGACCGCCGAAGGCGCTTTGCGCAAATGGCGTGCGCTGACGGCGGGCGCGGCCCCGGGTGCCATCGACCCCGAGGTGATTACCGCGCTCGCGGATAATCTGAACACCGCCGGCGCGATTTCCGCGCTGCACCGGCTGGCGAATGCGGGCGATGCGGGGGGGCTTTTGGCCTCGGCGCAGATGCTGGGGCTGTTGCAGGACGGTATGGGCGATTGGCTGGCGGCCAGCGGCGATGACGCCGCGCTGGTCGACGGGCTACTCGCGGATCGCGCGGCGGCCAAGGCGGCCCGCGATTTTGCCGCCGCCGATGCGATCCGTGATCGCCTGGTTGCCGCGGGCGTCGTGCTGAAAGACAAGCCCGGCGGTGTCACCGAATGGCAGATCGGCGCGGGCGCCGACCTCTCGTCGCTGAAAGGCTAG
- a CDS encoding squalene/phytoene synthase family protein has protein sequence MVNVALAELVREGDADRFAATMAAPVPARAPLFALAALNLELARIGWISDNPLIVAMRLQWWHDIVDGRAAPSGDVALALAGLLERGLDPDLLHPMIAARGEQGDLMHFLRDTAGNLSALAGQATGARDIKALQEIGLATGIANWLLAGPALLAKGKTWLPASVSVGELAGQGLALLDRRRGLPKSDFPAALWSVHAGPVLRRAKTHEADAMAGGLAPSEAARRLSLLWRAMRGRW, from the coding sequence ATGGTCAACGTCGCCCTTGCCGAACTGGTGCGCGAGGGCGACGCGGACCGTTTTGCCGCTACAATGGCCGCGCCTGTGCCCGCCCGCGCGCCGTTATTCGCGCTGGCGGCGCTGAATTTGGAACTGGCGCGCATCGGGTGGATTTCGGACAATCCGCTGATCGTCGCGATGCGGCTGCAGTGGTGGCATGATATCGTCGATGGCCGTGCCGCCCCTAGTGGCGATGTGGCGCTGGCGCTGGCGGGGCTGCTGGAGCGGGGTCTTGACCCCGATCTGCTGCACCCGATGATCGCCGCGCGGGGCGAGCAGGGTGATCTGATGCACTTTCTGCGTGATACGGCGGGCAATCTGTCCGCGCTGGCCGGTCAGGCGACAGGCGCGCGCGATATCAAGGCGTTGCAAGAGATCGGCTTGGCCACAGGCATTGCAAACTGGCTGCTGGCCGGCCCTGCTCTATTGGCAAAGGGCAAGACGTGGCTGCCTGCATCGGTCAGTGTCGGGGAATTGGCGGGGCAGGGTTTGGCGCTGCTGGATCGCCGCCGCGGCCTGCCGAAATCGGATTTTCCGGCTGCGCTTTGGTCGGTCCATGCGGGGCCCGTGTTGCGCCGGGCCAAAACGCATGAGGCCGACGCAATGGCCGGCGGGCTTGCCCCGTCTGAGGCCGCGCGCCGCCTATCTTTGCTGTGGCGCGCGATGCGAGGGCGCTGGTAG
- a CDS encoding YcbK family protein produces MTRYESTGQMDQSSRRSDTGFSRRALLGIFAATMVTAAPTFSKAAGFLRGGAGDIRRIRMYSGRTGEQLDTIYWIDGQYVPEAVREVTYFMRDWRNNEMIGIDTRTIDILTATHRLVDVNRPYMLLSGFRSPQTNAMLRATSSGVARDSLHMRGQAVDVRLEGRSVSQVASAAERCSAGGVGRYSGSNFVHMDCGAVRQWGR; encoded by the coding sequence ATGACAAGATACGAATCCACCGGCCAGATGGATCAATCATCTCGCCGCAGCGACACGGGTTTCAGCCGGCGCGCGCTTTTGGGTATCTTCGCGGCCACGATGGTCACGGCGGCACCTACGTTTAGTAAGGCAGCTGGTTTTTTGCGCGGCGGCGCAGGCGATATTCGCCGCATCCGCATGTATTCGGGACGCACGGGCGAACAATTGGACACGATCTATTGGATCGACGGCCAATATGTCCCCGAGGCTGTGCGCGAAGTGACCTATTTCATGCGCGACTGGCGCAATAATGAAATGATCGGCATCGACACACGTACCATCGACATTCTGACGGCGACGCATCGCCTGGTGGATGTGAACCGCCCTTATATGCTGCTGTCGGGTTTCCGCTCGCCGCAGACGAATGCGATGCTGCGGGCGACCAGTTCGGGCGTTGCACGCGATTCGCTGCATATGCGCGGTCAGGCGGTTGATGTGCGTCTGGAGGGCCGTTCGGTCAGCCAAGTTGCATCGGCAGCCGAGCGGTGCAGCGCGGGCGGCGTTGGGCGCTATTCGGGTTCGAATTTCGTGCATATGGATTGCGGCGCTGTGCGCCAATGGGGCCGCTAA